A section of the Serratia liquefaciens ATCC 27592 genome encodes:
- a CDS encoding ABC transporter substrate-binding protein: MRNTFTVTVVAALLASLSLAGTALAAGTGIDLKANETRIHVAKNPQAIAKLPQGFHFVQPGKFTVAIAALNTPPLALFASDNKTLIGSESDIAQLVADSLGLELNVVQTSWEDWPLGVASGKYDAAITNVTVTKERKTRFDFATYRIDSLGFYVKSGGKITSIKEAKDIAGLKIIVGSGTNQEAILLDWDKQNQQQGLKPLQPVYVTDDAAATLALQSGRADAYFGPNVMGAYKAALNGRTKLAGTVDGGWPKVAHIAVTTKKGNGLVYAVNEALNGVIQGGQYDQVLNRWGESVERIPHSEINPQGLGD; this comes from the coding sequence ATGCGAAATACCTTTACCGTCACCGTCGTTGCCGCACTCCTGGCTTCGTTAAGCCTGGCCGGCACGGCGCTTGCAGCCGGCACCGGCATCGATTTAAAAGCCAATGAAACCCGCATTCATGTGGCTAAAAACCCGCAGGCGATCGCCAAACTGCCGCAAGGTTTCCATTTCGTGCAACCGGGCAAGTTCACCGTGGCGATTGCCGCGCTCAATACCCCGCCGCTGGCGCTGTTCGCCTCGGACAATAAAACGTTGATTGGCAGCGAATCCGACATCGCACAGTTGGTCGCCGACAGTCTGGGCCTGGAACTGAACGTGGTGCAAACCTCGTGGGAAGACTGGCCGCTGGGCGTCGCCTCTGGCAAATACGACGCCGCCATCACCAACGTCACCGTGACCAAAGAGCGTAAGACACGCTTTGATTTCGCCACCTATCGCATCGATTCCCTCGGCTTCTACGTGAAATCGGGCGGCAAGATCACTTCGATTAAAGAGGCCAAAGACATCGCCGGGTTGAAGATCATCGTCGGCTCAGGCACCAACCAGGAAGCTATCCTGCTGGACTGGGACAAACAGAACCAACAACAAGGGCTGAAACCGCTGCAGCCTGTCTACGTCACCGATGATGCCGCCGCCACGCTGGCTCTCCAGTCCGGACGCGCCGACGCTTATTTCGGTCCCAATGTGATGGGTGCCTACAAGGCTGCGCTCAATGGCCGTACCAAACTGGCGGGCACGGTAGACGGCGGCTGGCCAAAAGTGGCGCACATTGCCGTCACCACCAAAAAAGGCAATGGCCTGGTGTACGCAGTGAACGAAGCGCTGAACGGGGTGATCCAGGGTGGGCAATACGATCAGGTATTGAATCGTTGGGGTGAGAGCGTCGAACGCATTCCGCACTCGGAGATCAACCCACAGGGCTTGGGCGATTAG
- a CDS encoding LLM class flavin-dependent oxidoreductase, whose product MSNSANNQRQLRLGAILHGASGNMSAWRHPDATADASINLDFNIATAKKAEQGKLDFVFVADGLYINEKSIPHFLNRFEPLTLLAALSAATDKIGLVGTLSTSYSDPFTVARQFASLDHLSKGRAGWNVVTSPLEGSAKNFSRAEHPEHSLRYRIASEYLDVTKGLWDSWEADAFVRNKQSGEFFSAGKLHTLNHQGEFFSVQGPLNIGRTPQGRPILFQAGASEDGKQLAAKHADAIFTHHESQQQAQAFYQDVKKQLVEQGREPDDLRIFQGVSVIVGDDNEDVERQYWETARLVSIENALNYLGRYFEHYDFSRHPLDEPFPDIGDLGQNSFRSTTDAIKRNARERNLTLREVALEAASPRPVFGGTPEAVADGLQNWFDTQAADGFIISGGTPNSFSHFVDRVVPILQQRGLFRSDYNGDTLRDHLGLKQPLNQFTQ is encoded by the coding sequence ATGAGCAACAGTGCGAATAATCAACGGCAATTACGTCTTGGCGCCATTTTGCATGGCGCGTCGGGAAATATGTCTGCCTGGCGGCATCCGGATGCCACCGCCGACGCCAGTATTAATCTCGATTTTAATATTGCCACGGCGAAAAAAGCCGAACAGGGTAAATTGGATTTCGTGTTTGTTGCCGACGGCTTATATATCAATGAGAAGTCCATCCCGCACTTTCTCAATCGTTTTGAACCGCTAACCCTGCTTGCCGCCCTGTCCGCAGCGACCGACAAAATCGGCCTGGTGGGCACATTATCCACCTCCTACAGCGATCCCTTTACCGTGGCTCGCCAGTTCGCCAGCCTCGATCACCTGAGCAAAGGCCGGGCGGGCTGGAACGTTGTCACCTCGCCACTGGAAGGATCCGCGAAAAATTTCTCGCGCGCCGAACATCCGGAACACAGCCTGCGTTACCGCATTGCCAGCGAATACCTCGACGTAACCAAAGGGCTGTGGGACTCGTGGGAAGCCGACGCCTTCGTGCGCAACAAGCAGAGCGGCGAATTTTTCAGTGCCGGAAAACTGCATACCCTAAACCATCAGGGAGAGTTCTTCTCTGTTCAGGGGCCACTGAATATTGGCCGTACGCCGCAGGGCCGTCCGATCCTGTTCCAGGCGGGCGCTTCGGAAGACGGCAAGCAATTGGCGGCCAAACACGCCGATGCCATCTTCACTCATCATGAATCGCAACAACAGGCACAAGCATTTTATCAGGACGTCAAAAAACAGTTGGTGGAACAAGGGCGCGAACCGGATGACCTGCGGATCTTCCAGGGCGTCAGCGTGATCGTCGGTGACGATAATGAAGACGTGGAGCGTCAGTATTGGGAAACCGCGCGCCTGGTCAGCATCGAAAATGCGCTCAATTATCTGGGCCGCTACTTTGAGCATTATGACTTTTCGCGTCACCCGCTGGATGAACCTTTCCCAGATATTGGCGACCTGGGGCAAAACAGCTTTCGCAGCACCACCGACGCCATCAAACGCAACGCCCGTGAGCGCAATCTGACGCTGCGTGAAGTGGCGCTGGAGGCGGCCTCGCCACGTCCGGTATTCGGCGGTACGCCGGAAGCGGTGGCCGACGGCCTGCAAAACTGGTTCGACACCCAGGCCGCCGACGGTTTCATCATCAGCGGCGGTACGCCAAATTCATTCAGCCACTTTGTCGACCGCGTAGTGCCCATTTTGCAACAACGCGGCCTGTTCCGCAGTGATTACAACGGCGACACGCTGCGCGATCACCTTGGCCTGAAGCAGCCACTGAACCAATTTACCCAATAA
- a CDS encoding M20 peptidase aminoacylase family protein encodes MTSQLAEKIIAYRRELHQNPELSNQEFATTARLTRWLEEAGIRILPLGLKTGVVAEIGSGKGPIIALRGDIDALPIEEISGVPFSSQNSGVMHACGHDFHTSVMLGAAHLLKAREATLPGTVRIFFQPAEETFNGAQHLIDAGALDNVAAVFGLHNAPELPTGTFATRAGPFYANVDRFQILITGKGAHAAKPEQGVDTIVTASQIVTALQTLPSRSFSSLESLVVSVTRIEGGNTWNVLPQTVELEGTVRTHSDAVRRQVPDKIRQVINGVAASLGAEAELRWQAGPPAVINDPRWAAFSKTVAAEAGYRVEEAELQMGGEDFALYLHHVPGVFVSIGSASEFGLHHPRFNPDEQAIFPASQYFELLAERTLQQLTTVPEKAISNV; translated from the coding sequence ATGACCAGCCAACTGGCCGAAAAAATCATCGCCTATCGCCGTGAACTGCATCAGAACCCTGAGCTGTCCAACCAGGAGTTTGCCACGACCGCCCGCCTCACCCGTTGGCTGGAAGAGGCCGGTATCCGTATTTTGCCGCTCGGGCTGAAGACTGGCGTAGTGGCCGAAATCGGCAGTGGCAAGGGGCCGATCATTGCGCTGCGTGGCGATATTGACGCCTTGCCGATCGAAGAAATTTCCGGCGTGCCGTTCAGCTCGCAAAACAGCGGCGTGATGCACGCCTGCGGACATGATTTTCACACGTCGGTCATGCTCGGCGCCGCGCACTTGTTGAAAGCGCGTGAGGCGACTCTGCCCGGTACGGTGCGTATTTTCTTCCAGCCAGCAGAAGAAACCTTCAACGGAGCTCAACACCTGATCGACGCCGGTGCGCTGGATAACGTGGCGGCAGTGTTCGGTTTGCACAATGCCCCCGAATTGCCGACCGGCACCTTTGCCACCCGAGCAGGCCCGTTTTACGCCAACGTCGATCGTTTCCAAATTCTGATCACCGGCAAGGGCGCGCACGCTGCCAAGCCGGAGCAAGGGGTCGACACCATCGTCACCGCCAGCCAGATCGTTACCGCATTGCAAACCCTGCCCAGCCGCAGCTTCAGTTCGCTGGAATCCCTGGTGGTGAGCGTCACGCGTATCGAGGGCGGCAATACTTGGAACGTTCTGCCGCAGACCGTAGAGCTGGAGGGCACGGTGCGCACCCACAGTGATGCGGTTCGCCGTCAGGTACCGGATAAAATCCGCCAGGTGATTAACGGCGTGGCCGCCTCGCTTGGCGCAGAAGCAGAATTGCGCTGGCAGGCTGGGCCACCGGCGGTCATCAACGACCCACGCTGGGCAGCGTTCAGCAAAACCGTCGCCGCCGAAGCGGGTTACCGGGTGGAAGAAGCCGAGTTACAAATGGGCGGCGAAGACTTCGCGCTTTATCTGCATCATGTCCCGGGCGTGTTCGTCAGCATCGGTTCGGCAAGCGAGTTCGGCCTGCACCATCCGCGTTTCAATCCGGATGAACAGGCGATTTTCCCCGCTTCGCAATATTTCGAACTGTTGGCGGAGCGCACGCTGCAACAATTAACCACGGTGCCGGAAAAAGCCATCAGCAACGTGTAA
- the cspE gene encoding transcription antiterminator/RNA stability regulator CspE, with translation MSKIKGSVKWFNESKGFGFITPEDGSKDVFVHFSAIASNGFKTLAEGQRVEFEITNGAKGPSAANVIAI, from the coding sequence ATGTCTAAGATTAAAGGTAGCGTTAAGTGGTTTAATGAATCCAAAGGCTTCGGCTTCATTACTCCGGAAGATGGTAGCAAGGACGTTTTCGTTCACTTCTCTGCCATCGCTAGCAATGGTTTCAAAACTCTTGCTGAAGGCCAGCGTGTAGAATTTGAAATCACGAACGGTGCCAAAGGGCCATCTGCTGCTAACGTTATCGCTATCTAA
- a CDS encoding multidrug effflux MFS transporter: MTRPLARQRLVYALVLGLLASLGPLCIDLYLPALPEMAGELNTSTATAQLSLTAGLLGLGVGQLIFGPYSDKLGRMRPLLVSLALLLFASLWCALAPNIDQLLIARLLQGLAGAGGAVISRAIARDLYSGHELTRFFALLMLVNGLAPIVAPVLGGAMLQFMDWRGIFGVLAGIAVLLFTLASLKLSESLPAERRSQGGILAMLQSLGGLLTQRQFMGLCLTQGFVMAGMFAYIGASPFVLQQIYGLSPQMFSLCFAINGVGLIISAQISSRLSIHWGERKVLKGGLTLAAVSSLLLLLAASLHAPLVLLLVPLFFSVAVIGIVGPTASSLAMQSQGDKAGSASALIGVSMFALGACSVPLTGLGGTSSVSMALTIVGCYAIAILLFKLLVRKPQA, from the coding sequence ATGACCAGACCATTAGCCAGACAACGTCTGGTGTACGCGCTCGTGCTTGGCCTGCTTGCCTCACTGGGGCCGCTGTGCATCGATCTCTACCTGCCCGCTCTGCCGGAGATGGCCGGAGAGCTGAATACCTCTACCGCCACGGCACAGCTCAGCCTGACCGCCGGCCTGCTGGGGTTAGGCGTCGGCCAGCTGATTTTCGGCCCTTACAGCGACAAGCTCGGCCGCATGCGTCCGCTGCTGGTGTCGTTAGCGCTGCTGCTGTTCGCGTCACTGTGGTGCGCGTTGGCGCCGAATATCGACCAGTTGTTGATTGCCCGCCTGTTGCAAGGGCTGGCCGGTGCCGGTGGTGCAGTCATTTCGCGCGCTATAGCCCGCGATCTCTATTCCGGGCATGAACTGACACGCTTCTTCGCCCTGCTGATGTTGGTTAACGGCCTGGCACCGATCGTTGCGCCTGTGCTGGGGGGAGCCATGCTGCAGTTCATGGACTGGCGAGGAATTTTCGGCGTGCTGGCAGGTATCGCAGTGCTGCTGTTTACGCTAGCCAGTTTGAAGCTCAGCGAGTCACTGCCCGCGGAACGTCGCAGCCAGGGCGGGATTTTGGCAATGTTGCAGTCGCTGGGCGGCTTGCTGACCCAACGCCAATTTATGGGCCTGTGCCTGACGCAAGGTTTCGTCATGGCCGGGATGTTCGCCTACATCGGCGCCTCTCCTTTCGTGCTGCAACAGATTTACGGCCTCAGCCCGCAGATGTTCAGCCTGTGCTTCGCCATCAACGGCGTCGGGCTGATTATTTCGGCGCAAATATCCAGTCGCCTGAGCATACATTGGGGAGAAAGAAAGGTGCTGAAAGGCGGCTTAACGCTGGCTGCGGTTTCCTCGCTGCTGCTGTTGCTGGCTGCCAGCCTGCATGCCCCGCTGGTGCTATTGCTGGTGCCGCTGTTCTTCTCGGTAGCGGTGATCGGCATCGTGGGCCCTACGGCGTCATCTTTGGCGATGCAAAGCCAAGGGGACAAAGCCGGCAGCGCCTCCGCATTGATTGGCGTGAGCATGTTTGCTTTGGGTGCCTGCAGCGTGCCACTTACCGGCCTGGGCGGCACCTCCAGCGTGTCGATGGCGCTAACCATCGTCGGCTGTTATGCCATCGCCATCCTGCTGTTTAAGCTGCTGGTACGTAAACCGCAGGCGTAA
- a CDS encoding TetR/AcrR family transcriptional regulator, whose protein sequence is MISTSDSKQAKVQARRDQIVDAAKLCFRQHGFHAASMAEIAHASQLSVGQIYRYFDNKDAIIEEIVNRIIASKMRRLEDLGDHINLIAGTLAARSLFQQPGETETDHMLMLEVTAEATRNPTVAKMLSDAETRLFHHVCQSLRRLYPYFSEQEIAARVEFIAVLSEGTGYRILTTQKADVSLLNGLYQQAISHLFRKP, encoded by the coding sequence ATGATATCCACCAGCGACAGCAAGCAGGCTAAAGTGCAGGCCCGCCGCGATCAGATTGTCGACGCCGCAAAACTCTGCTTTCGCCAGCACGGTTTCCACGCCGCCAGCATGGCGGAAATCGCGCATGCCTCGCAGCTGAGCGTTGGCCAGATCTACCGCTATTTCGACAATAAAGACGCCATCATCGAAGAGATCGTCAACCGCATCATCGCCAGTAAAATGCGCCGCCTGGAAGATCTCGGCGACCATATCAACCTGATCGCCGGCACTCTGGCAGCACGCAGCCTGTTTCAGCAACCGGGCGAAACTGAAACCGATCACATGCTGATGCTGGAAGTGACCGCTGAAGCCACCCGTAACCCGACGGTGGCGAAAATGCTCAGCGATGCGGAAACGCGCTTGTTTCATCATGTTTGCCAAAGCCTGCGTCGGCTCTACCCATATTTCAGCGAGCAGGAAATTGCCGCCAGGGTGGAATTTATTGCCGTATTAAGCGAAGGCACCGGCTATCGCATACTCACCACACAAAAAGCCGACGTCAGCTTGCTGAACGGCTTATATCAACAAGCTATCTCTCACCTGTTCAGGAAACCTTAA
- the crcB gene encoding fluoride efflux transporter CrcB codes for MLSSLLAVFIGGGVGSVLRWAISMKMNPLNAHIPLGTLAVNLLGGFIIGLAMAIFTRMTHLDPTWKLLITTGFCGGLTTFSTFSLEVVYLLQDGRFAWALGNMLLNLAGSLAMTLLAFMLVIWVNGQ; via the coding sequence ATGTTGAGTTCTTTACTGGCAGTTTTTATTGGCGGTGGTGTCGGCAGCGTGCTGCGCTGGGCCATAAGCATGAAGATGAACCCGCTCAATGCGCACATCCCGCTGGGTACGCTAGCGGTGAACCTGCTGGGCGGTTTTATCATCGGCCTGGCTATGGCGATATTCACCCGGATGACACACCTGGATCCGACCTGGAAACTGCTGATCACCACCGGTTTTTGCGGCGGCCTGACCACCTTTTCCACCTTTTCTCTGGAAGTGGTGTATTTGCTGCAGGATGGTCGTTTCGCCTGGGCGTTGGGCAATATGCTGCTCAACCTGGCGGGATCGCTGGCGATGACCCTGTTGGCGTTTATGCTGGTCATCTGGGTCAACGGGCAATAA
- a CDS encoding diguanylate cyclase, producing MYKPSVIDTRKSGLSFARRTYLPRIVGLGIGSLCVFSVFYTQNTAPLLWVLLILHGFIWPHLAYQWARRSSQPFKAEIRNLLIDSFFGGLWVAMMAFNALPSVVILSMMGMNNIAAAGKPLFFKGLGAQLAGALTIGALMGFPFQPESTASQVYLCLPMIYLYPILLGLVTYRTAKRLAEKKQELLRISMRDGLTGLYNRRHWEHLLHHQFDSCRRYQHTATLILMDIDRFKTINDTFGHALGDEALAVLAEELLIGLRAVDIVGRYGGDEFGAVLPNTSAEQASIALLRIQERLNEVIFREAPQLRLNISAGIADYHGEMSGYLDWLKAADNALYRAKNNGRNRLELAVPGH from the coding sequence ATGTACAAGCCATCAGTCATAGATACCCGAAAATCCGGCCTTAGCTTTGCCAGACGCACCTATCTGCCGCGCATCGTCGGCCTGGGCATAGGTTCTCTGTGCGTATTTTCAGTTTTCTACACCCAAAACACCGCCCCATTGTTGTGGGTCCTGCTGATTTTGCACGGCTTTATCTGGCCACACCTCGCCTATCAATGGGCACGACGTTCCTCCCAGCCGTTCAAGGCCGAAATCCGTAACCTGCTGATCGATTCGTTTTTCGGCGGCCTGTGGGTGGCGATGATGGCCTTCAACGCCTTGCCGTCGGTGGTAATCTTATCGATGATGGGAATGAACAACATAGCCGCTGCGGGTAAGCCGCTGTTCTTCAAAGGCCTGGGGGCACAACTGGCCGGCGCTCTGACGATCGGCGCCCTGATGGGCTTTCCCTTTCAGCCGGAAAGTACGGCGTCGCAGGTCTACCTGTGCCTGCCAATGATCTACCTCTATCCGATACTGCTGGGGTTAGTCACCTACCGCACCGCCAAACGGCTGGCGGAAAAGAAACAGGAGCTGCTGCGCATCAGCATGCGTGACGGGCTTACCGGGTTGTACAACCGCCGCCACTGGGAGCATTTGCTGCATCATCAATTTGACAGCTGTCGCCGTTATCAGCACACCGCAACCCTGATTCTGATGGATATCGATCGCTTTAAAACCATCAACGACACCTTCGGCCATGCGTTGGGGGACGAAGCGCTGGCGGTGCTGGCGGAAGAACTGTTAATTGGTCTGCGCGCCGTAGATATTGTCGGACGCTACGGCGGCGACGAATTTGGCGCAGTGCTGCCCAACACCAGCGCCGAGCAGGCCAGCATTGCGTTATTGCGCATTCAGGAACGGCTCAATGAGGTCATTTTTCGCGAAGCCCCGCAACTGCGGCTCAACATCAGCGCCGGCATTGCGGATTATCACGGCGAGATGAGCGGCTATCTGGACTGGTTGAAAGCCGCAGACAATGCGTTGTACCGCGCCAAGAACAACGGCCGCAATCGCCTGGAGCTGGCCGTACCCGGCCATTGA
- the tatA gene encoding Sec-independent protein translocase subunit TatA, with amino-acid sequence MEGISITKLLVIAVLIILLFGTSKLRTLGADLGAALKGFKKAVGDDTTPPPANTAESQANPQSVEKKDV; translated from the coding sequence ATGGAAGGGATCAGTATTACCAAACTTCTGGTGATTGCGGTGTTGATCATCTTGCTGTTCGGTACCAGCAAACTGCGCACGTTGGGCGCGGATTTAGGTGCGGCGCTGAAGGGCTTTAAAAAGGCCGTGGGCGACGATACCACCCCACCGCCAGCCAACACGGCAGAAAGCCAGGCCAACCCGCAGAGCGTCGAAAAGAAAGACGTTTAA
- the lipA gene encoding lipoyl synthase, giving the protein MSKPIQMERGVKYRDADKMALIPIKTVVTERQELLRKPEWMKIKLPADSTRIQGIKAAMRKNGLHSVCEEASCPNLSECFNHGTATFMILGAICTRRCPFCDVAHGRPVAPDANEPEKLAQTIADMGLRYVVITSVDRDDLRDGGAQHFADCIAAIRAKNPTIKIETLVPDFRGRMDRALEILTETPPDVFNHNLENVPRVYRQVRPGANYEWSLKLLERFKEAHPHIPTKSGLMVGLGETNAEIVEVMRDLRRHGVTMLTLGQYLQPSRHHLPVQRYVSPAEFDEMKEEAMAMGFTHAACGPFVRSSYHADLQAKGMEVK; this is encoded by the coding sequence ATGAGTAAACCAATTCAGATGGAACGCGGCGTCAAATACCGCGATGCAGACAAAATGGCGTTGATCCCGATTAAAACGGTGGTCACCGAACGGCAGGAGCTGTTGCGTAAACCCGAGTGGATGAAAATCAAACTCCCTGCCGACTCTACGCGCATTCAGGGCATTAAAGCCGCAATGCGTAAAAACGGTCTGCATTCGGTGTGCGAAGAAGCTTCCTGCCCGAACCTGTCTGAGTGTTTCAACCACGGCACCGCGACCTTTATGATCCTGGGCGCAATCTGTACTCGTCGCTGCCCGTTCTGCGACGTAGCCCACGGTCGTCCGGTAGCCCCGGATGCCAACGAGCCGGAGAAACTGGCTCAGACCATCGCCGATATGGGCCTGCGCTATGTGGTGATCACCTCGGTTGACCGCGACGACCTGCGTGACGGCGGTGCCCAGCACTTTGCCGACTGCATCGCTGCCATCCGCGCGAAAAACCCGACCATCAAGATTGAAACCCTGGTGCCTGACTTCCGCGGCCGTATGGATCGCGCACTGGAAATTCTGACCGAAACGCCGCCGGATGTGTTTAACCACAATCTGGAAAACGTGCCGCGTGTTTATCGCCAGGTGCGTCCGGGCGCTAACTACGAGTGGTCACTGAAGCTGCTGGAGCGGTTCAAGGAAGCGCATCCGCATATCCCAACCAAGTCTGGCCTGATGGTCGGCCTGGGGGAAACCAATGCGGAAATCGTTGAGGTCATGCGCGATCTGCGTCGCCATGGCGTCACCATGTTGACCTTGGGCCAGTATTTGCAGCCAAGCCGTCATCACTTGCCGGTGCAGCGTTACGTCAGCCCGGCCGAATTCGATGAAATGAAAGAAGAAGCGATGGCAATGGGCTTTACCCATGCAGCCTGCGGTCCGTTTGTTCGTTCCTCCTACCATGCCGATTTGCAGGCAAAAGGGATGGAAGTGAAGTAA